A DNA window from Aureibacter tunicatorum contains the following coding sequences:
- a CDS encoding OmpA family protein: MKGKFSLLCVLALGLCLNLNAQNQDDVSKFTGQDPVATKYRFKSQTMKRIALEGSVGLINGNSPSSGLKPLVGEIGVRYSLSDAFSMKLASEFGKFDYSDVKSNFFNVTAQAYVNILQLTGASTKANKFNVYFIGGLGVYQNSFEADIEGVESEKVKDKGINALAGVQFAYKVSDNIALNLTAKQVFLAMGDLSLDGTITNARAPQNNYQTVSLGVSYFLGGKKSKNAKHADWARREFISKDMLVQALEDYDKQQKADEAKAIAKAKDEVEKNTASKADVQQAVATVSRQTDEKIKNAGGSAKQLEELINKKYLMVYFPVGKSVPEDDAAFAINFVYTYLKEHPNKKVKIVGHTDNTGSVAVNQKLSEKRANYVLSQLVNMGISKDRLSVDSKGKSESRVENNTKASKAINRRVEFVIE, translated from the coding sequence ATGAAAGGCAAATTTAGTTTGTTGTGTGTTTTGGCATTAGGGTTATGTTTAAATCTAAATGCGCAGAATCAAGATGATGTAAGCAAATTTACTGGTCAAGATCCAGTTGCTACAAAATACAGGTTTAAGAGTCAAACGATGAAGAGAATAGCTCTTGAAGGATCTGTTGGATTGATTAATGGAAACAGTCCATCTTCAGGGCTAAAACCATTAGTGGGAGAAATTGGCGTAAGATATAGTTTGTCAGATGCTTTTTCTATGAAACTTGCTTCAGAATTTGGCAAGTTTGATTATTCTGATGTTAAGTCTAACTTTTTTAATGTAACTGCTCAGGCATATGTGAATATTTTACAATTGACAGGAGCTTCTACAAAAGCAAATAAATTCAATGTTTATTTTATTGGAGGTTTAGGCGTTTATCAAAATAGTTTCGAAGCTGACATTGAAGGCGTAGAATCAGAAAAAGTAAAAGACAAAGGAATCAATGCTTTAGCTGGGGTTCAATTTGCTTATAAAGTGTCTGACAATATAGCTTTGAATTTAACAGCTAAGCAAGTTTTCTTGGCAATGGGAGATTTGAGTCTAGATGGTACAATTACAAATGCTAGAGCACCTCAGAACAATTACCAAACTGTTTCATTAGGTGTTTCTTATTTCTTGGGTGGAAAGAAGTCAAAGAATGCTAAGCATGCTGATTGGGCAAGAAGAGAATTTATAAGCAAGGATATGCTTGTGCAGGCTCTTGAAGATTACGATAAGCAGCAAAAAGCCGACGAGGCTAAAGCTATAGCAAAAGCTAAAGATGAGGTTGAGAAAAATACTGCATCCAAAGCTGATGTTCAACAAGCTGTTGCTACTGTTTCTAGACAGACTGACGAGAAAATTAAAAATGCAGGTGGAAGCGCTAAGCAATTGGAAGAGTTGATCAATAAGAAATACCTTATGGTCTATTTCCCTGTTGGTAAGTCGGTTCCTGAAGATGATGCAGCTTTTGCTATCAACTTTGTTTACACTTATTTGAAAGAGCATCCTAATAAGAAAGTGAAAATTGTAGGTCATACAGATAATACTGGAAGTGTTGCAGTTAATCAAAAATTGTCTGAAAAGAGAGCTAATTATGTTCTTTCACAACTAGTGAACATGGGTATATCTAAAGATAGACTTTCAGTAGACTCTAAAGGTAAGTCTGAGTCAAGAGTTGAAAATAATACTAAAGCTAGTAAAGCAATTAACAGAAGAGTTGAGTTTGTTATAGAGTAA
- a CDS encoding NAD-dependent epimerase has product MKILITGAAGFIGFHLARKLLSIGENVIGIDNINDYYEQSLKYDRLKECGIDRIAIESNNNLIQSDKFPNFSFVKIDITDRESIEKLFEKEKFDVVVNLAAQAGVRYSLENPHAYVDSNLVGFINLLECCRHNQIKHFVYASSSSIYGMNDKIPFAEEDRVDHPVSLYAATKKSNELMAHSYSHLYSLPTTGLRFFTVYGPWGRPDMAPMLFANAISQGKPIKVFNHGDMERDFTYIDDIVNGINEVIKNPPSKDDDRPFYRLFNIGNSKPIHLMEFIETIEKSLNIKAKLDMLPMQPGDVKRTWADTSNLEKLVMYKPNTSLEEGVEKFIKWYKKYYK; this is encoded by the coding sequence ATGAAGATATTAATCACAGGAGCAGCTGGTTTCATAGGTTTTCACCTAGCTAGAAAGCTTCTTTCCATCGGTGAAAATGTCATAGGTATTGATAATATCAATGATTATTACGAACAATCATTGAAATATGATCGGCTTAAAGAGTGTGGAATTGATAGAATAGCTATTGAGTCAAATAACAATTTAATTCAAAGCGATAAATTTCCGAATTTTTCCTTTGTTAAAATAGACATTACAGATAGAGAATCCATTGAAAAACTATTTGAAAAAGAGAAATTTGATGTAGTTGTAAACTTGGCAGCTCAAGCAGGAGTGAGGTACTCTCTTGAAAACCCTCATGCGTATGTCGATTCCAACCTTGTGGGTTTTATTAACTTACTGGAATGTTGCAGGCATAATCAAATTAAGCACTTTGTATACGCTTCAAGTTCATCCATATATGGGATGAACGATAAAATACCATTTGCTGAAGAGGATAGAGTAGACCATCCAGTGAGTTTATATGCAGCTACAAAGAAAAGCAATGAATTAATGGCGCATAGTTACAGCCATTTATATAGTTTGCCAACTACTGGATTAAGATTTTTTACCGTATACGGCCCTTGGGGTAGACCTGATATGGCTCCAATGCTATTTGCAAATGCCATTAGCCAAGGAAAACCAATTAAGGTATTTAATCATGGAGATATGGAAAGGGATTTCACGTATATTGATGATATTGTAAACGGTATAAACGAAGTGATCAAAAATCCTCCATCAAAAGATGACGACAGACCTTTCTACAGATTATTCAATATTGGCAATTCCAAACCAATTCATTTAATGGAATTCATCGAAACCATTGAAAAATCCTTAAATATTAAAGCCAAACTTGATATGTTGCCTATGCAGCCTGGCGATGTAAAACGAACGTGGGCGGATACATCCAACCTTGAAAAATTAGTGATGTACAAACCAAATACATCACTTGAAGAAGGTGTTGAAAAATTCATTAAATGGTATAAAAAGTACTATAAATAA
- a CDS encoding nucleotide sugar dehydrogenase codes for MIPNKINSICCIGAGYVGGPTMSVIAQKCPHIKVTVVDINEERINAWNDENLDNLPIYEPGLNQVVAEARGRNLFFSTEIEQGIKDAQMIFISVNTPTKTYGTGKGMAADLKFVELCARQIAQAANEDKIVVEKSTLPVRTAESIKRILEAEDSEHEFAILSNPEFLAEGTAIEDLHYADRMLIGGESDENGQNAIEALVDVYANWIPREKLITTSVWSSELSKLTANAFLAQRVSSINSISALCERTGADVEEVAHAIGMDSRIGSKFLKSSVGFGGSCFQKDILNLVYLCRHFGLPEVAEYWEQVVKMNDYQKHRFAKQIIDTLFNTVSGKKISFLGWAFKKDTNDTRESSAIYVAYELLQDRAEVHVYDPKVSSDQIYKDISYLQEHSSSSPYCKEKLPKDWKELLHIHKESDLCLKNSHAIAVLTEWDEFKNINWDSVYANMYKPAFIFDGRNILDREKIAKIGFEIKSIGKG; via the coding sequence ATGATACCCAATAAAATAAATTCAATTTGTTGCATAGGAGCTGGATATGTGGGAGGGCCAACAATGTCTGTTATCGCGCAAAAATGTCCACATATAAAGGTCACTGTTGTTGATATCAATGAAGAGCGAATCAATGCTTGGAATGACGAGAATCTAGATAATTTACCTATATACGAACCAGGATTAAACCAAGTAGTCGCAGAAGCAAGGGGTAGAAACTTATTTTTCTCTACCGAAATAGAGCAAGGTATAAAAGATGCTCAGATGATTTTCATATCGGTAAACACGCCTACCAAAACCTATGGAACAGGCAAAGGAATGGCCGCTGATTTGAAATTTGTAGAACTTTGCGCTAGACAAATCGCTCAAGCTGCTAATGAAGATAAAATTGTTGTAGAAAAATCAACTTTACCTGTTAGAACAGCAGAAAGCATCAAAAGAATATTGGAAGCAGAAGATTCTGAGCACGAGTTTGCTATTCTTTCAAACCCAGAATTTTTAGCTGAAGGGACTGCAATAGAGGATTTGCATTATGCTGACCGCATGTTGATAGGAGGGGAGAGCGATGAAAATGGCCAAAATGCTATAGAAGCGCTAGTAGATGTTTATGCCAACTGGATTCCTAGAGAAAAACTTATTACAACAAGCGTTTGGTCATCTGAGCTTTCAAAATTAACAGCAAATGCTTTTCTGGCTCAACGTGTATCATCCATCAATTCTATTTCAGCCTTATGTGAAAGAACAGGAGCTGATGTTGAAGAGGTTGCTCATGCGATTGGAATGGATAGTAGAATAGGATCCAAATTTTTAAAATCATCGGTTGGCTTCGGAGGTTCATGCTTTCAAAAAGATATTTTGAATCTGGTTTACTTATGCAGACATTTCGGATTACCTGAAGTTGCGGAATATTGGGAGCAGGTTGTGAAAATGAACGACTACCAAAAACACCGATTCGCTAAACAAATAATCGACACTCTTTTCAATACAGTTTCCGGCAAAAAAATATCTTTTCTTGGTTGGGCATTTAAGAAAGATACTAATGACACCAGAGAGTCTTCAGCAATATACGTTGCTTATGAACTATTGCAGGACAGGGCTGAAGTACACGTTTATGATCCTAAAGTAAGTTCTGATCAAATTTACAAGGACATTTCATATCTTCAAGAGCACTCTTCCTCATCACCTTATTGTAAAGAAAAGCTGCCAAAAGATTGGAAAGAATTATTGCATATACACAAAGAATCAGATCTATGTCTAAAAAATTCGCATGCAATAGCCGTTTTAACAGAATGGGATGAATTCAAAAATATAAATTGGGATTCTGTGTATGCAAACATGTACAAACCTGCATTTATTTTTGATGGCAGAAATATTCTTGATAGAGAAAAGATTGCAAAAATTGGGTTTGAAATCAAATCAATAGGAAAAGGCTAA